From Camelus dromedarius isolate mCamDro1 chromosome 12, mCamDro1.pat, whole genome shotgun sequence, the proteins below share one genomic window:
- the KCTD14 gene encoding BTB/POZ domain-containing protein KCTD14 — MSLTSAPGARRLSRAAPHAGPRTESPVVELNVGGEFYTTTLATLRKLPGSKLAEMFSSSAKACTDAEGRFFVDRCGTYFGPILEYLRSGQPPMQHIPEVYREAQYYEIKPLIKLLEDMPQIFGEQVARKQFLLRVPGYSENLELMVRLARAEAVAARYSEVLVCVVRNEKDDANCADTLRLLEANKRSVVKFGPWKASPTIDDLLDCVKMDIQAQGYQVHCSPNSTLPAKVSGYFHTFCFSWW, encoded by the coding sequence GAATCTCCTGTCGTGGAGCTGAACGTTGGGGGTGAGTTCTATACCACTACCTTGGCCACCTTGAGAAAATTACCAGGCTCGAAGCTGGCAGAGATGTTCTCCAGCTCAGCCAAGGCGTGCACGGATGCAGAGGGACGCTTCTTCGTCGATCGCTGTGGCACCTATTTTGGACCCATCCTAGAATACCTGCGCAGTGGGCAGCCGCCCATGCAGCACATCCCCGAGGTGTACCGTGAGGCTCAGTACTACGAAATCAAGCCTTTGATCAAACTCCTGGAGGACATGCCACAGATCTTTGGTGAGCAGGTGGCTCGGAAGCAGTTCTTGCTCCGGGTGCCAGGCTACAGCGAGAACCTGGAGCTCATGGTGCGCCTGGCGCGTGCGGAGGCCGTGGCTGCGCGCTACTCCGAAGTGCTGGTGTGCGTCGTGCGCAACGAAAAGGATGATGCGAACTGCGCAGACACCCTGCGCCTCCTGGAGGCGAACAAGAGGTCGGTGGTCAAGTTTGGGCCTTGGAAGGCATCCCCGACCATCGACGATCTACTGGACTGCGTCAAGATGGACATTCAGGCACAAGGGTACCAGGTACACTGTTCACCCAACAGTACACTGCCGGCTAAGGTCTCCGGTTACTTCCATACATTCTGCTTCAGCTGGTGGTGA